GTCAAGGAGAGAGACCTGGAACAGGTACTTCCCTCACAGGCTTCAGATGAAAGTAACATTGCCAACATCTTAATTTCCgaactgtaaaaaaataaatttaagccaCTTGGTTTACAGTAATTTATTATGGCAGTGCTAGTAAGTTAACATACTTACTAAGTATCCTGAGCTATAGATATATTCTGCTACACTATATAGCTTAAAGATAATTACCCCTCACCAAATAGTAACTCCTTTCTCTGCTGCTCTGCTGACAGGAAGAGTCCAAAATGACTAAGCGATAACGATTCCTTTTGATTAtaacaaagaaatagagaagcaaatactataatttttattcacgtgaaaattttaaaaatccaaaagtcACCTACTGGATTATAACTTGATAGAGTGATTAGCTGTTTGGAAATGAGTAAGCGGATATAACTGGGAGAGAATGGGATTAATTTCTATTTCCTAACCTGGTAATGGGGACATAGATGTATTTACAATGTAATACTATATCAGGTTGGAAATTAATTCTTTGCATTCTTCTCAAATGAATGAGATacctagaaaatgttttaaacatgTTAGAACTCCACGATGAATCAGGTATCATCTCAACTAATCTAATCCCTTCattgaaaagaaatagaagaaatgacACTTACTGTGCTAGTAACTAGGTTTAGGGCTAGAGCCACAGCACATGCTGGTTGGCCTGAATCTCAAGCAGTCATGTGATAGAAAGTCCTCCATTCTCATCCTGGCAATCCCCACACTCCCAGACAAGTCAGAATGAATGGTCGCCCTAGGGCATAGATTGCTTGATGCTGTCTAAATCCCAGTGGATTTCTCTGCATCCACCTGTTCTCTATCTGCTCTGCCGCGTGGAACacactgtgccagacactgtcttcCCAAGTGACGTTCAAAGAACTGAAAGACACAGATGATGTGGGTGGCACAGAGAGATGCCTGTTAGTCTTGAGTCAGAATTTGGTGGGTGACTAGTCTTGGGCCCAGGCATGGATTCATTTTGTCACTGTAAATATATCAGCATCATGCTTCTCCCCACAGACACTTCCCAGGCTACATACAGCCAACCATGAGGCTGGGCAGAGAGAACTTCCTGAGCCTCCCGGATCAACAGGAACTATCACATGACCAGATGATGGTCAGAGCAGGAATGATGCTGATGACGAGACTGCCTTCCTTTTATCTGAAACAAATTTTCTATGAGTAACTCACAATTAAGAAACAGATTAAACCCTTAGTGTAAAACGTTCATAAGGTTTCAGAAACAACTTCCCCTTTGACAATCCCAAACAGACTGTGGAAAACAATGTAAACAGCAACAAGGAAAAGTCCTGCTGATTAGTGGAAACTTTGGAGGCCAGGTGTATAAAAGGTCCAGATTGCAAGCGGTCATCAGATTCTGGGAAACTCACGTCTGAACAGAAGCCCACCCTCCACCCCTGACACCATGACCTACTGTTGCTCCCCTTGCTGTCAGCCTACCTGCTGCAGGACCACCTGCTGGCAGCCCACCACTGTGACCACCTGCCGCAGCACACCCTGCTGCCAGCCCTCCTGCTGTGTGTCCAGCTGTTGCCAGCCTAGCTGCCTCCCAACTTGCTGTCAAAACACCTGCTGTAGGACCACCTGCTGCCAGCCCACCTGTGTGACCAGCTGCTGCCAGCCTTCCTGCTGCAGCACACCCTGCTGCCAGCCCACCTGCTGTGGGTCCAGCTGTGGCCAGAGCAGTTCCTGTGCACCTGTGTACTGCAGAAGAACCTGCTACTACCCCACGACTGTCTGCCTGCCTGGTTGCCTAAACCAGAACTGTGGCTCCAGCTGCTGCCAGCCCTGCTGCCGCCCAGCCTGCTGTGAGACCACCTGCTGCAGGACCACTTGCCTCCAGCCCACCTGTGTGTCCAGCTGCTGCCAGCCTTCTTGCTGCTGATCAACTCCCAAGAGAACTACCATCCTCACACAACCTTCTGCTCAACTGACTTATCTTTTGAGGGACTAATTTACTTTGCTGCTGACAGCCACCATGCTGTCACCCAAATTTTTATGAATTCTCTGCATGTTTAAAATCTTGGGAATCTGCTTGAGGCATGGCAGAATACTTCATCCTGTTTCCCTTTTTCCTTACACCTTGTGGATCATGTGCCTGCTTCGTCTATTCTCAATTTGGAATCATGATCTCAGCTTTGACTCAAAAATCAAGAGCTTCGTTCTTTGCTTCTAAGGAATTTAGGCTTCTGCAACTGATCAATAATCTTCgcaattatatttttgttttcaatatccTCCTCATGGTTCTTgtatccttctttcttcttttcatgaTGACTTTGGGTTATGTCCCTGGTAGAAGAGTTTCTTACCTATATGTTTCTGAATAAACTCTGAACCATTCTCATCTCATATAGTGTTTCGTTTTATTTGAAAGCATTCCTGATATGGGATTTACACACATATCACATACCATAGATATTATCCAATTTGATTCTCAAAACAGATAGTCATGAATTATTACCTCCATTTTTTTCAGCTGAGAACAATTTAATGTGTGATGTTATGTAGCTAGTAAAGAAAGAGCAGACTCTCGTCAAAGGTGAGGTCCTCTCTTTCTGCCCAAGGACACTTATGTTTAACTCTCAACATAGTGAAATGACACTGGAAGTCAGCATTAGCAAGACATGTACTTGAGTTTATTTAACAATGAGAGGAATAATCTCTCATATTTGCAGATAACGCTTtggttcacacacacaaaaaatcccgAAGTAGTTCCCCACACCTCAGTGAGCAAAGGCTGCATGATATGCATTTAATGGCTGCCCTGAATGCAGGGATTTTTTGTCTCAGCCTCTGACCAGCCATTCATTCAATTCATCTGCATCAAAAAATGTTTGAGAATTTATTGTGGACTCAGAAGACGGAGCCTCGTCTGAAGAAACTTATTCTCAGTGTGATGTAAATAAAATTCTTATACAGCATCAGTCTCCTGGATACCTATTGACAAAGTAAATGAAACTAAGTTATTCCTTGTAAAATACAGACCATACATTATGCCACATTAAGACAATTTGTCCCCTACTTGAAGTGTTATGAGTAAAATTATGTAAGAACAAAGCTGGGAATTGAGCAAGTATGCAATGGGCATGTAAGACTTGGCACAACCCAGAATCTCTGAGCTAAGGAAGGGAATAAAACAACCTTGcacattttgtgaggccaagatGAAGCATctgaagaaatgaaaaacttctgTTTCCAGGGAAATCAGAAGAATGTAAGAAAGGAGCAAAGTAGAACTTGTGCATTCATAGAAGTCATAATAGACAGAAGTTGGTGCTTCGGGTCCTGAACTGATGTAAAATAACCATTCACTCATGAAAGGATTGATTGATGCTGGCTCTGAGAGAAATTGAAAAGTCGGGGACCTGGATCGCCTTCTTGGGGCCTCCTACCAGCAGGGGAGTGGTAGAAATACCTCTGATGAGCTAACAATGTGGATTTCCATGACAGATGCCAATTTCTGAGACTGTGAATCTAGAATGCTCTGAAGACTTGGCTAAGAGACAACAGCCACTGACTGTGATCATCGTTCAGGGATGAAGTAAAGGAGATGAAAACTAGGACATTCTCTTTGACTAGCATCAGTTATGAAAGATTATTAAGTTCAGCATGTCTAATGTACAGTAATATGActatatttaaaaacactttatcatatACCTGAAATTTACCAAGAaggtagatcttaaatgttcacaccagaaaaataaaaaggaaatggtaACTACGTGACCTAATAAATATGTTATTcacaatgaatatatatatcaGAGCATCACCTTGTATACCTGAaacatacacaatttttatttgtcaattatacctcaatgcaACTGGAAAAATGTATTCAGTTGATCTAGTAATTGTTACAAAAATATTCTTATCTTCAACATTAAAATTAGGAATTTTCTGAACAAAAACTACTAATTCTGCACTGCCTATAATATGATGGGTATTGGCTAAATGCTTTgtgtacattattattaacaaacTTTCAAAATAGATATTAATGTTCCCTTTGTAGAGATGAGAAATTTGAGGCTGAGAGAGTTAACGTGTTGTCATAGATTAGTTTCTCCCAGAAGAGCCTCTGAGGAAAGCATTCCAGTGAAACTAGTTTATTGGGAAGTGCAGATCACACTGGTAGGGACTGGGGAAGTGATACAGAAGAAGGTACACTATTAAGTCAGTATCACAGTCACCAACTAAAGCTTAAACTAAAGGGAAATCTATGAGAAATGATGAAAAACACACAGCTGGAATCATCCACTTCAGGAATGAGGAAGCTAGAGTCTTTATAAATCAGCTCTCCAGAATCATTGGTTGAGTGTTTTTCTCGGTGTTGCATTCACAGGTGACGCGACTTTCTTTCTAAAGCTGCAATACAAGAGGTCTTAGGCACAGAGATGCAGATTCTGACAGATGGAAATTAGTCCAAGCACACTGACATCCAAGATATATGGGGGCAGTCATGAAAACTTGTCTACGATCTACAGTTAGCTCCAGTCAAGTCGAATCTTTGCTAATTAAATGTGATGGACAGTAATAAGCtctagaagaaggaagaagaagaggaagaagagaaaggacagaagatgagaagaggaggaaagagaaaagaaagaaagaaggaaggaacgaggaaggaaggaaggaaggaaggaaggaaggaaggaaggaaggaagggagggagggagggagggagggaagaaaagaaagaaagaaagaaagaaggaaagaaagaaagaaagaaagaaagaaagaaagaaagaaagaaagaagaaagaaagaaagaagaaaagaagagaaggggagaggagagaaaagaaaagaatagaaagatggaaggaaggaagaaaggatagaaaagaaagagaaagaagaaagaaagaaagaaagaaagaaagaaagaaagaaagaaagaaagaaagaaagaaaggaaggaagagaaggaaggaaggaaggaaggaaggaaggaaggaaggaaggaagggagagagggaaggagggagggagggaaggaaaaagaggaactGAGATATAAAATGAAGGGGAATGAAATAAGCTACACTTACTGCTGCTATAATACAGTGAACCTGAGATTCATAATCTCCATTAATTACCACCAGTTCTATTCTCCCTTCACCCCTGGCCAGCACTCTTCTTGGTCTGGATAACTGCCTGATAGAGTAGCTCAGAACTTCCTTCCTGAATGGTCTGAGCCTCTAGTTACTATGCCACTGTCCACTGTGATTGCTGTTCTTACTGATTTCTGGTTATCACTGGACATGGACACACTATGAGATTCTCCAGTGTTACGGGTTAATTTGTGTCTCCCAAAATTGATATTCAAAtagaatcatttaaaatgttacctTTTAACACAAGGTCATATGGGAAACAATTAGGTCTCCGATTAAATATGACTGATATCTATATACAAGGGGGAAATTCAGAGACAGTATGCATATAGTAGAAAAATTATGTCAAACACACATGGAAATGATAGACATCTACAAGTCAAGGAGAGAGACCTGGAACAAATACTTCCCTCACAGCCTTCAGATGAAAACAACATTGACAACACCTTAATTTCAGACTAAGTCTTGGgaactgtgaaaaaaataaatttaagccaATTGGTTTTCAGTAATTTATCATGGCAGTGCTAGTAAATTAATACACTCACTAAATGTTCTGAGGTGAAGATATATTCTCCTACACTACATGGCGTGAGGATAATTACCCTTCACCAAATAGTAACTCCTTTCTCTGCTCTGCTGACCGGAAGAGTCCAAAATGACTAGGCCATAAGGATTACTTTTGTTTATGCCAGagaaatagggccgggcgcggtggctaacgcctgtaatcccagcactttggggggccaaagcgggcggatcacgaggtcaggagattgagaccatcctggctaacacggtgaaaccccatctctactaaaaatacaaaaaattagccaggcgtggtggcgggcacctgtagtcacagctattcgggaggctgaggcaggagaatggcatgaaccagggaggcagagcttgcagtgagccgagatcgtgccagtgcactccagcctgggcgatagagcgagattccgtctcaaaaaaaaaatagagaagaaaatgctataatttttattcacatgaaaactttaaaaagccaaaagTTACCTACTGGATTACAACTTCATAGAGTGATTAGCTGTCTTTGGGAATGAGTAAGAAGACATAATTGGGAGAGAATGGGATTAATTTCTATTTCCTAACCTGGTAATGGGGACATAGATGTATTTACAACATAATGCTATATCAGGTTGGAAATTAATTCTTTGCATTCGTCTCAAATGAATGGTATacctagaaaatgttttaaacgTGTTAGAACTCCACGGTGAATCAGGTATCATCTCAACTCATCTAATAccttcattaaaaagaaatagaagaaatgacACTTACTGTGCTAGTAACTAGGTTTAGGGCTAGAGCCACAGCACATGCTGGTTGGCCTGAATCTCAAGCAGTTATGTAATAGAAAGTCCTCCATTATCAACCTGGCAATCCCCACACTCCCAGACAAGTCAGAATGAATGGTCGCCCTAGGGCATAGATTGCTTGATGCTCTCTAAATCCCAGTGGATTTCTCTACATCCACCTGTTCTCTATCTGCTCTGCCGCGTGGAACACACTGTGCCAGACACCATCTTCCCAAGTGACGTTCAAAGAACTGAAAGACACAGATGATGTGGGTGGCACAGAGAGATGCCTGTTAGTCTTGAGTCAGAATTTGGTGGGTGACTAGTCTTGGGCCCAGGCATGAATTAATTTTGTCACCGTAAATATATCAGCATCATGCTTCTCCCCACAGACACTTCCCAGTCTACATACAGCCAAATCTAAGGCTGCCCAGAGAGAACTACGTGAGCCTCCCTGATCAACAGGAACTATCACATGACCAGATGATGGTCAGAGCAGGAATGATGCTGATGATGAGACTGCCTTCCTTTTATCTGAAACAAAGTGTTTATGAGTAATTCACACTTAAGAAAGAGATTAAACGCTTACTTTCAATAGATTCATAACCTTCAAGAAAGAACTTCCCCTTTGACAATCCCAGAAGGACTGTGGAAAACAAGGTAAATGGCAACAAGGAAAAGTCCTGTTCATAGGTGGAAACTTTGGAGGCCAGGTGTATAAAAGGTCCAGATTGCAAGGGGTCATCAGATTCTGGGAAACTCACCTCTGAACAGAAGCCCACCCTCCACCCCTGACACAATGACCTACTGTTGCTCCCCTTGCTGTCAGCCTACCTGCTGCAGGACCACCTGCTGGCAGCCCACCACTGTGACCACCTGCCACAGCACACCCTGCTGCCAGCCCTCCTGCTGTGTGTCCAGCTGCTGCCAGCCTTGCTGTCACCCAACTTGCTGTCAAAACACCTGCTGCCAGCCCACCTGTGTGACCAGCTGCTGCCAGCCCACCTGTGTGACCAGCTGCTGCCAGCCTTCCTGCTGCAGCACACCCTGCTGCCAGCCTACCTGCTGTGGGTCCAGCTGCTGTGGCCAAACCAGCTGTGGGTCCAGTTGTGGCCAAAGCAGCTCCTGTGCACCTGTGTACTGCAGAAGAACCTGCTACCACCCCACGACTGTCTGCCTGCCTGGTTGCCTCAACCAGAACTGTGGCTCCAGCTGCTGCCAGCCCTGCTGCCGCCCAGCCTGCTGTGAGACCACCTGCTGCAGGACCACTTGCTTCCAGCCCACCTGTGTGTCCAGCTGCTGCCAGCCTTCTTGCTGCTGATCAAGTCCCAAGAGAACCACCATCCTCACACAACAACTTTCTGCTCAACTGACTTATCTTTTGCGGGACTAATTTAATTTGCTGCTGACAGCCACCATGCTCTCACCcaaatttttatgaattttctgCATGTTTAAAATCTTGGGAATCTGCTTGAGGGATGGCAGAATACTTCATcctcatttcctttttccttacACCTTGTGGATCATGTGCCAGCTTCGTATGTTCTCAATTTTAAATCATGGTCTCAGCTTTGACTCAAAAGTCAAGAGGTTCATTCTCTGCTTCTAAGGAATTTAGGT
The sequence above is drawn from the Symphalangus syndactylus isolate Jambi chromosome 20, NHGRI_mSymSyn1-v2.1_pri, whole genome shotgun sequence genome and encodes:
- the LOC129469924 gene encoding keratin-associated protein 9-3; translated protein: MTYCCSPCCQPTCCRTTCWQPTTVTTCRSTPCCQPSCCVSSCCQPSCLPTCCQNTCCRTTCCQPTCVTSCCQPSCCSTPCCQPTCCGSSCGQSSSCAPVYCRRTCYYPTTVCLPGCLNQNCGSSCCQPCCRPACCETTCCRTTCLQPTCVSSCCQPSCC
- the LOC129470237 gene encoding keratin-associated protein 9-7-like, whose protein sequence is MTYCCSPCCQPTCCRTTCWQPTTVTTCHSTPCCQPSCCVSSCCQPCCHPTCCQNTCCQPTCVTSCCQPTCVTSCCQPSCCSTPCCQPTCCGSSCCGQTSCGSSCGQSSSCAPVYCRRTCYHPTTVCLPGCLNQNCGSSCCQPCCRPACCETTCCRTTCFQPTCVSSCCQPSCC